Proteins co-encoded in one Candidatus Nitrosacidococcus tergens genomic window:
- the recG gene encoding ATP-dependent DNA helicase RecG — protein sequence MPLSTLANKKYTSYLNCKNKENRFLQTLISDLEEIKPSTIKQLAKLGLYRVQDLLFHLPQRYQDKTRITPIGNLQIGTEALIQGKLTSSYIYPGRQSSLFCCLTDNTGSISLRFFHFSYWQKKLLILNAHIRCFGEIRQGAKSLELIHPEWMVLRDKDGSIESHLTPIYPTTNGLSQTTLRYLIQRIINELNTKEIEENLSTELLKFIHLPSLHQAISYLHQPPPDASIALLTEGKHPTQQRLAFDELLAHRLALKQLKLHSYQLQAPVLQASRKLIKQFLTIFPFALTQAQQRVTEEILGDIAKNTPMQRLLQGDVGSGKTIVAAFGVLQAVETGYQAALMVPTELLAEQHLAVFQHWVSPLGIKVERLPTKGNIKARRQCLMELKQGDIHLIIGTHVLFQEEVIFHNLGLVVIDEQHRFGVTQRLALLEKGQGNNYCPHQLIMTATPIPRTLAMATYGDFNTSIIDQLPPGRSPIMTVAIPDFRRNEVIIKIREACREGKQVYWVCTLVEESETLQAQAAEKVASDLNQLLPELNIGLVHGRLKPQEKESVMTDFRVGNIKLLVATTVIEVGVDVPNASLMVIENAERLGLSQLHQLRGRVGRSTERSYCILLYHGPLSKLGRARLDCLRTTQDGFEIARLDLELRGPGILLGTRQTGLISYRVANLLRDQDLLAKVDQVADKLIAQYPHYIPKIIYRWLGEGSRYKDV from the coding sequence ATGCCATTATCTACCTTAGCTAATAAAAAATATACCTCTTACCTTAATTGTAAAAATAAAGAGAATAGATTCTTACAAACTTTAATTTCTGATCTAGAAGAAATTAAGCCGAGTACAATTAAGCAACTAGCAAAATTAGGACTTTATAGAGTCCAAGATTTGCTTTTTCACCTTCCCCAACGCTATCAAGATAAAACTAGAATTACACCTATCGGTAATTTACAGATAGGTACAGAAGCACTTATTCAAGGAAAACTCACCTCTAGTTATATTTACCCAGGTCGTCAATCTTCACTATTTTGCTGCTTAACTGATAACACTGGAAGTATTTCTCTTCGATTTTTTCATTTTAGTTATTGGCAAAAAAAGCTACTTATTCTTAATGCTCATATACGTTGTTTTGGGGAAATTCGCCAAGGGGCTAAAAGCTTAGAGCTTATTCATCCAGAATGGATGGTATTGAGAGATAAGGATGGTTCAATCGAATCTCATCTTACTCCTATTTATCCTACAACAAATGGGTTAAGTCAAACTACTTTGAGATATTTAATACAAAGAATTATCAATGAGTTAAACACTAAAGAAATAGAGGAGAATTTATCTACCGAACTTCTTAAGTTCATCCATTTACCTAGTCTTCATCAAGCGATTTCCTATCTTCATCAACCACCTCCTGATGCTTCTATAGCCCTTCTTACTGAAGGGAAGCATCCAACGCAACAACGATTGGCTTTTGATGAGCTGCTTGCACACCGTCTTGCTTTAAAACAATTAAAACTTCATTCTTATCAGTTGCAAGCACCTGTATTGCAAGCAAGCAGAAAGCTGATTAAGCAGTTTTTGACTATCTTCCCCTTTGCCTTAACTCAAGCACAGCAACGAGTAACTGAAGAAATTTTAGGAGATATTGCAAAAAATACCCCTATGCAAAGGCTCCTTCAAGGAGACGTGGGATCAGGGAAAACCATTGTAGCAGCTTTTGGGGTATTACAAGCGGTAGAGACAGGTTATCAAGCTGCATTGATGGTGCCTACCGAATTATTAGCAGAGCAACATCTAGCGGTATTTCAACACTGGGTTTCTCCCCTTGGAATTAAGGTCGAGCGTCTTCCTACAAAAGGAAATATTAAAGCGCGGAGACAGTGCTTGATGGAGTTAAAGCAAGGGGATATTCATTTAATTATTGGCACTCATGTACTATTTCAAGAAGAAGTTATATTTCATAATCTAGGGCTAGTCGTCATAGATGAGCAGCACCGTTTTGGGGTAACACAACGGCTTGCCCTGCTAGAAAAAGGACAAGGTAATAATTATTGCCCTCATCAGTTGATTATGACAGCAACTCCTATTCCTCGTACTTTAGCCATGGCTACCTATGGAGATTTTAATACGTCAATTATTGATCAATTACCTCCAGGGCGCTCTCCCATTATGACAGTAGCTATCCCTGATTTTCGCCGAAATGAAGTTATCATAAAGATACGAGAAGCATGTAGGGAGGGGAAACAAGTATACTGGGTGTGTACTTTGGTAGAGGAATCAGAAACCCTCCAAGCTCAAGCTGCAGAAAAAGTAGCCTCAGATCTTAACCAGCTATTACCAGAATTGAACATTGGATTAGTACATGGTCGACTAAAGCCTCAAGAAAAAGAATCGGTGATGACAGATTTCAGGGTAGGAAATATAAAGTTATTGGTAGCCACTACAGTAATTGAAGTGGGGGTAGATGTACCAAATGCTAGTCTCATGGTGATAGAAAATGCAGAACGGCTAGGCCTATCTCAGTTACATCAGCTACGAGGACGAGTTGGGCGTAGTACCGAGCGTAGTTATTGTATTCTACTATATCATGGTCCTTTATCTAAATTAGGTAGAGCTCGTTTGGATTGCTTACGTACTACCCAAGATGGTTTTGAAATTGCTCGCCTTGATCTCGAGCTTCGAGGTCCCGGGATATTATTAGGTACCCGCCAAACTGGATTAATTTCTTATCGAGTTGCTAATTTGCTCCGTGATCAAGATTTGTTAGCAAAAGTAGATCAAGTAGCAGATAAACTGATAGCCCAATATCCTCATTATATTCCTAAAATTATCTATCGATGGCTAGGAGAAGGAAGTCGCTATAAGGATGTATAG
- a CDS encoding RidA family protein, whose protein sequence is MTRQIIQTKNAPTAIGTYSQAVRVGDTIYLSGQIPLVPETMTLVEGDMETQIRQVFNNLKAVAEAAGSHLDQVVKLNVYLTDLANFSLVSEIMANYFSSPYPARAVLGVSTLPRGASVEMDAIIYLS, encoded by the coding sequence ATGACTCGCCAAATCATCCAAACAAAAAATGCACCTACCGCAATTGGTACTTATTCGCAGGCGGTTAGAGTAGGAGATACTATTTATCTTTCGGGTCAGATACCTCTAGTTCCTGAAACTATGACTTTAGTCGAGGGAGATATGGAAACTCAGATTCGGCAGGTATTTAATAACCTTAAAGCGGTAGCAGAAGCTGCAGGTAGTCATCTAGATCAAGTGGTTAAACTAAACGTATATCTAACCGATTTAGCCAATTTTTCTTTAGTAAGCGAAATTATGGCAAATTATTTTAGTTCTCCTTATCCAGCACGAGCAGTACTTGGTGTTTCAACACTTCCCAGAGGAGCCTCGGTAGAAATGGATGCCATTATCTACCTTAGCTAA
- a CDS encoding RelA/SpoT family protein — protein sequence MNTSNPSVVVTGYNSKPIPAGLSQLCTTAGNYLDSDSLNLIKEAYYFAAAAHSEQKRCSGEPYIIHPLAVANIMAEMHTDHQCIMAALLHDVLEDTESSKQDLAHYFGEEVAELVDGVSKLAQINTISREHAQADNIRKMLLAVTRDIRVILLKLADRLHNMRTLEPLSRERRHRIAKETLEIYAPIANRLGIHNIRRELQDLGFRALYPLRYQVLEAAVKRNRGSHREIISTIQNAIIHRLSQEALEGNVEGREKTLYSLYLKMLQKHCPLSEVMDLYGFRITVHSLDSCYRVLGAVHNLYKPVTGKFKDYIAIPKVNGYQALHTVLFGPHGIPIEIQIRTQEMKQIAEIGIAAHWLYKEAGEHGNKSVGTQQRAREWLKGLLEIQQNTGDSLEFLENIKIDLFPDEVYIFTPKGEIMILPQGATVIDFAYSVHTDVGNHCIAAKIDRNLVPLSTPLRNGQSVQVITAPTAQPSPFWLNFVVTGKARTNIRHYLKNLRQEESIKLGERLLNRYLHSYSLSLENISTEQISHLLKEFGLANIQQLLESVGLGNHPALLVARRLLPDKMEEFNKEGNKDYSHQPLQIKGTEGMVVTFAKCCHPIPGDSILGFITAGRGIVIHAERCKNLAGFRGQHERWTDVQWATDIQTEFSVEIRVDVENRRGVLATVAAAIPANIDNVTIQDRNGLICSILFTIEVQNRHQLAQVMRRVRRLEMVVRIIRTKH from the coding sequence ATAAATACAAGTAACCCATCCGTAGTAGTAACTGGCTACAATTCTAAGCCTATTCCTGCTGGGCTTAGTCAATTATGCACCACTGCAGGAAATTATCTAGATTCTGATTCTTTAAATCTAATTAAAGAAGCTTATTATTTCGCTGCAGCGGCTCATAGTGAACAGAAGCGTTGTTCTGGTGAACCTTATATTATCCATCCTTTAGCTGTTGCTAATATTATGGCAGAAATGCACACGGATCATCAGTGTATTATGGCTGCCTTACTACATGATGTTTTAGAAGATACGGAGTCTTCTAAACAAGATCTAGCCCACTATTTTGGTGAAGAAGTGGCAGAATTAGTAGATGGTGTAAGCAAATTAGCACAAATTAACACTATTTCCCGAGAACATGCTCAGGCGGATAACATACGAAAAATGCTTCTTGCAGTTACTCGGGATATTCGAGTCATTCTGCTGAAACTTGCCGATCGGCTTCATAATATGCGTACCTTAGAACCTCTTTCTAGAGAAAGACGGCATCGTATTGCCAAAGAAACTTTGGAAATTTACGCCCCCATTGCTAATCGACTTGGTATTCATAATATTCGCAGAGAGCTTCAAGATTTAGGATTTAGAGCACTTTACCCTTTACGATATCAAGTATTAGAGGCGGCAGTAAAACGAAACCGGGGTAGTCATAGAGAAATAATTTCAACTATTCAAAATGCGATCATACATCGGTTATCCCAAGAAGCGTTAGAGGGAAATGTTGAAGGTCGAGAAAAAACGCTCTATAGCCTCTACCTTAAAATGCTGCAAAAGCATTGTCCCTTATCAGAGGTTATGGATTTATACGGATTTCGTATTACCGTACATTCTTTAGACTCCTGTTATCGAGTATTAGGTGCAGTGCATAATTTATATAAGCCTGTTACTGGCAAATTTAAAGACTATATTGCTATTCCTAAAGTAAATGGCTATCAAGCACTACATACTGTTTTATTTGGTCCTCATGGTATACCTATTGAGATACAAATTCGCACTCAAGAAATGAAGCAAATTGCAGAAATTGGAATTGCTGCCCATTGGTTATATAAGGAGGCTGGAGAACATGGAAATAAAAGTGTAGGAACCCAACAAAGGGCAAGGGAATGGCTTAAGGGTTTATTAGAAATACAGCAAAATACTGGGGATTCTTTAGAATTTCTTGAAAATATTAAGATTGATTTATTTCCTGATGAAGTTTATATATTTACCCCTAAGGGTGAAATTATGATTCTTCCTCAAGGAGCCACCGTTATAGATTTTGCTTATAGTGTCCATACAGATGTAGGTAACCATTGCATTGCAGCAAAAATTGATCGAAATTTAGTTCCTCTCTCTACTCCATTAAGAAATGGTCAAAGTGTACAAGTAATTACTGCACCTACTGCCCAACCTAGTCCTTTTTGGCTCAATTTTGTAGTCACTGGAAAAGCAAGAACTAACATTCGTCATTATCTAAAAAATTTAAGACAAGAAGAATCTATCAAACTTGGAGAGCGCCTACTTAACCGTTATTTACATAGTTATTCCCTTTCTTTAGAAAATATTTCAACAGAGCAGATTAGTCACCTGCTTAAGGAATTTGGTCTAGCAAATATCCAACAGCTTTTAGAATCTGTTGGGCTAGGTAATCATCCTGCTTTGCTTGTTGCCCGTCGGTTACTTCCGGATAAGATGGAAGAGTTTAATAAAGAGGGTAACAAAGATTATTCCCACCAGCCTTTACAAATAAAAGGTACAGAAGGAATGGTCGTCACCTTTGCTAAGTGTTGTCATCCTATTCCAGGTGATTCTATTCTTGGGTTTATTACTGCAGGTCGAGGGATTGTTATTCATGCAGAGCGGTGTAAAAATCTAGCTGGTTTTCGTGGTCAGCACGAACGCTGGACTGATGTACAGTGGGCGACAGATATTCAAACTGAGTTCTCTGTTGAAATTAGAGTAGATGTAGAAAACCGCCGAGGTGTACTTGCTACTGTTGCAGCAGCTATTCCTGCTAATATTGATAATGTGACTATTCAGGATCGAAACGGGCTTATTTGTAGTATTTTATTTACTATTGAGGTTCAAAATCGCCATCAGCTTGCTCAAGTAATGCGACGTGTGCGAAGATTAGAAATGGTAGTCCGTATCATACGAACAAAACACTAG
- the rpoZ gene encoding DNA-directed RNA polymerase subunit omega, producing the protein MARLTVEDCIKHVDNRFMLILVAVKRARQLANGAESIIPLDNDKPTVVALREIAEGHINTDILNEDSHSLPSLFESSYEREEHVQGEF; encoded by the coding sequence ATGGCACGTTTAACTGTTGAAGATTGTATTAAGCATGTTGATAATCGTTTTATGTTAATTTTAGTTGCTGTAAAACGGGCACGACAATTAGCAAATGGAGCAGAATCTATTATTCCATTGGATAATGATAAACCCACTGTAGTTGCTTTACGAGAGATTGCTGAAGGTCATATAAATACAGATATCCTCAATGAGGACTCGCACTCACTACCTAGTCTATTTGAGAGTTCTTATGAAAGAGAGGAGCATGTTCAGGGGGAATTCTGA